Genomic window (Streptomyces sp. RerS4):
CGAGGAGCCAGTTGTGGTCGGCGGTGCCGGAGTCGGTCCACTGCAGAGCGAGGCCGCCGTCGGCGGTGGACATGTCCCGGATGCCGAGGACGAGTCCGCTGGCCGCGTTGACGAGACGGAAGCCGGGACTGTCGGTCCGCCAGTAGACGCTGTAGTTGAAGCCGTGGGCGTCGTGGAACGGGGCGAGGTCGACCTTCGTTCCGTTGGCGGTGGCCGTGAAGGCGAGGGCGGTGCCGCTGGTCCGGGTGATCGAGGAGGGGACCAGGGTCGGGAGGGAGGACAGCGTGGTGCTGCCGTGGTTGCCGGCGAGGACGACGGGGCCGTAGGTGATCGCCGCGACGCCGGGGTTGTCGTTGGCGGCCTGGAGGGCCACACGCATGGGGAGCTTCACGGTGACGGTGTCGCCGGAGGCCCAGGACCGGGTGAGGGTGGCGTAGGTTCCCGGGTCGGCCGTGACGGTCTGGGCGACGCCGTTGACGCTGACGGTGGCGCCCGAGGTCCACGCGGGGATGCGGACGCGCATCGACCAGGTCCCGCCGACGCTGCCGGTGACCTTGAGCGTCGTGGTGTCGTCGGCCGGGTAGGAGGTGGCCTGGGTGACCGTGATGCCTCGCTGTGTCCAGTTCAGGACGGAGGGGAGGAACAGGTTCACCGTGAGAGTGGTGCCGTCGTGGAAGTAGACGGAGTCCATCAGCTTGGTGTTCGACTCGACGCCCGTTCCCTGGCAGCACCAGAACGTGCCGTAGTCGGTGCTCCAGGTGCCGCCGCCCCACGCCGGGCCCACGCCGCGGCGGCCGCCCGGGTTGAGGGGGGTGAAGTAGGTGACGTGTCCGTGTGGGTCGGCCGGGTTCTGGGCGCCGATGACATGGTTGAGCAGCGCCTTCTCGTAGAAGTCGAAGTACGACGACCGGTCGGGGTCCAGTTGCCACAGCTCCCGGGTGAGCTTGAGCATGTTGTAGGAGTTGCAGAGCTCGCAGGTGTCGCGGAGGAGGAAGCCGGATATGGCGTTCGGGGCCCGGAAGTGTTCCGCCTGGCTGTTGCCGCCGATGGCGTAGGTGTGTGAGGTGGTGCAGATCGTCCACGCGTTGGCGGCGATGTCGCGGTAGCGGGTCGTCCCGGTGGCCTTGTACTCGCGGACGGCTCCGATCCACTTGGGCACCTGAGTGTTGGCGTGCAGGCCGTCCAGCCGGTCCTGGTTCGCGGCGAGGGGGTCGAAGACCGCGGCGTGGTCGAAGCGCTGGGCGGTGGTCAGCCAGCGTGCGTCGCCGGTCTCCAGGTGGATGTCGGCCAGCACGTCGTTCATGCCGCCGAACTCGACGCCCATCAACGACTGCATCCGGCTGTGGCTGAGCGCGGCGGTGCGTCGGTCGACCCAGCCGGCGAGCGCGAGGAGCACGTCCCGGGCCTGTGTGTTGCCGAGGAGGCGCCACACGTCCAGCAGACCGGCCATGGTCTTGTGGACGCAGTAGTACGGGACGTTGCCGTTGTTCAGCGTGCCTGCTTCGAGTCGGGTGAAGTCGCTCTCGGGGAAGCCCGATAAGTAGCCGGCGGAGAAGCCCGCGGTGGAGTTGTTGGCCTGGCACTTGGCGAGTTGGGCCACCATGTGGTCGGCCTTGTCGCGGCAGGTGGTGTCCCCGACCGCGGCGTAGGCCTGGGCCCACGCCGTGAGGAAATGGCCCTGCACGTGGGTGCGGAAGGGGAACGCCGGGTCGTCCCAGCCTCCGGTCGGGGCTGCGGCGTTGGTGGAGAGCCGGTGGTTGGCGCGGAAGTTGTACAGCAGGCGGTCGACGTCGACGAAGCGGAGGTAGGCCAGGGTACGGTTCTGATTGTCGAGCCAGCGGCTGCTGGTGAGCCGCACCTGACCCAGGTTGAACGGGACCGCCGACACTCCGACGTCGGACCTGCCCGGGGATGTCTCCGCCGCGGCGGAGACGGGGCCAAGGACGGGGCCGACAGCCGCGGATACGGCCGCGACGCCGGTCGCCTTGATCACGGTGCGGCGGCTGAAGGGGTGAGTCGGCATGGCGAACTCCATGGTCCGTGAGAGAAAAGGGTTTCGCGCACAAGGAATGTCGGGCTCCAACCGGCTGCACGATTGTTAACGCTCACAATTTGGGTGTCAATGCTTTCGACGTCAGTGTCGGCAATGCCTCCCCACACCGCGCGCCGCATCATCGACGCCGGTGTCCAGGTGGTTCCGGCCGGCTCGGGTACGTGATGTCGAACGACGTGAAGCGCGCTTGGCCGGTGGAGGGGCCACCGTTGGAGGTGGCGTAGAGGCCGAGCTGGACGCTGGTGAACAGCGGGGTGAGGAAGGTGGCTTCGACGGTGGTCAGGTCCTGCCAGGCGCCGTCGGGTGCCGCGTGGGCGAAGGTGTGGCTGAAGCCGCGGATGCGGACCCCGAGGCGAACGGGGCCCGGGGGGACGGCAACGGCGGCCAGGACCTCGGATCCGCGCCGGAGGCTGAGGCCTTCCGTGGTGCGGAGGAAGAGGAGGTGGGCGTCGTCGTCGAGGACCACGGCGAGCCCTGCCTGTTCGTCCGGTGCGGCGGGGGTGAAGTGCAGTTCGGTGGAGACGTCGCAGTCGGGCTGTTCCTGGGGGCGGGCCAGGAGGGACGGAGTGGTGCGTTCGCCGAGGCGTTCGGGGCGGAGCCGCAGGCGGAGTCCGTCGCCGGTGGTCCAGAACGGCGCCGCCGGGGTGCGCAGGGTGCTCCAGTCGGCGGAGAGTGTGGCGAAACCGTCGTGGAGAGGGCGGCGGAGGTCGGTGTGGACGATGGGGGAGAAGACGGGCCAGTCCTCTTCCCAGGTGATCCGGCTGAGGAAGGTCTCGCGGCCGAGGGCGGAGCCGGGACGGACGCCCAGGAGGACGGCCCGCCAGTCGCCGTCCGGGGTTTGGACGAGGTCGGCGTGGCCGGTGCAGGTGACGGGGCCCTTGGCGGGTGGTAGCACCGGGTTGCCGGGGGCGCCCTCGTACGGTCCGGTCACGTGGTCAGCGCGGGCGGCCACCACGCTGTGGTCCACATCGGTGCCGCCCTCGGCGGTGAGCAGGAGATAGGTGCCGTCGATCTTGTAGAGGTGCGGGGCTTCCGACCATCGGGCGCCAGGGTGGCTTCCCGACCACAGGACGTGCTCGGGTCCCGTGAGCCGTCGTTCGCGGGGAAGGTATTCGCGCATCCAGATCGCGGTGCGGCCGGCGGCCTCGTCCAGCACGCGGGCGGCGGTGAACCAGGCCCGACCGTCGCCGTCGCCGTCGCCGCCGCTGTCGTCCGGCCCGTCGTCGAAGAACAGCGACGGGTCGAAGCCCTCGCCCTCCAGCCAGTGCGGCTGCGACCACGGCCCCGCCGGGTCGGTCGCCGTGACGACGAAGTGGCCGGGGCCGTCCATCAGCGTGCAGACGAGGTGGAAGACGCCGTCGTGGTGCCGGATCGTCGGTGCGAACAGGCCCCGTGAGGGCGCGCACCCGTCGAGATCGAGCTGGGACGCCCGGTCGAGGGCGGAGCCGATGCGCCGCCAGTTCACGAGATCGCGGCTGTGGAACACGGGAAGGCCCGGGAACCATTCGAAGCTGGACGTCACGAGGTAGTAGTCGGCTCCCACCCGGCAGACGGACGGGTCGGGCCGGAACCCGGGCAGCACGGGATCACCGAAGACGGGATCATCGAACGACGGGGTCATGGAACCGGGACGATCTCGACCGGCACGGACAGCACCCGGTCGGCCGCCGGGTGGCGTACGGGGCCCTCCAGCGTGAAGGTGCCCCGGAGCGGAAGATCGCCGCTGGAGCGTCCGACGGCCACGCCGATCTCCCCGGGCTCCACTCGTCTGCGCAGGTCGAGTCCGGTGAATGAGGTCCGGTCGGCGTGGACGGAGAAGGTGATCCGGGCGGCCGCGCCCGGCTGCAGCTCGACCCTGGCGAATCCGGCGAGCCACCGCTGTGGCCGGACGACGGACGCCACGGGGTCGGAGAGGTACAGCTGGACCACCTCGGTCCCGGCCACTTCGCCGACGTTGCGTGCCGTGACGGAAACGGCGACGGTTCCGTCCGTCGCGGCGACGGGATCCACCGAGAGCTCCGAGCAGGTGAAGGTGGTCCAGCTCAGCCCGTGTCCGAAGGGGAACAGGGGCGTCGGGTCCACCGAGCTCCAGTCGGTGTGCCCACCGAGCCTGCCGTGCAGGTAGGTGCCGGGCTGGCCGCCGACCTGGCGGGGGATGGAGACGGGCAACCGCCCGGACGGTTCCGCGGCCCCGCTGATGACCCGGGCCAGCGCCGTCCCGCCCTCCTCGCCGGGGAAGAAGACCTGCACCACGGCCGATGCGCGCTCGGCCAGCGTGCCGAGCGCGTAGGGCCGTCCGGAGACCAGGACCAGGATGGTCGGCACCCCGGAGTCCAGAACGGCGGAGGCGAGCGCGGCCTGGTCGCCGGGCAGGTCGAGGGTCTCGGCGTCGCAGCCCTCTCCGGAGGTGCCCCGGCCGAACATGCCGGCCCGGTCCCCGAGCACCAGCACGTTCACGTCCGGATCGTCCTCGGCGACCGTGAACCCGGCTGCGGTGAGCGCCTCGCCCAGCGTGGGGATCTCCAGCCCGAGGTCGCCGGGCAGCGCGACGTGGTTGGGGAAGGAATAGCAGCCGAGGAAGGACCGGGGGTCGTCGGCGTACGGCCCGCTGACCGACACGCGGCACGGCCGCAGCGGCAGGGTGCCGTCGTTGGCGAGCAGGATGGTGGACCGCTCGGCCAGGAGCCTGGCCAGTGCCCGGTTTTCCGGCGGATCGAGGTCGAACGGCTCGGGGTCGGCGGGTTCCCAGTCGGGGTCGAGCAGGCCGAGCTCGGCCTTCTGCAGCAGCACCCGTTCCGCGGCCCGGTCGATGAGCTCCTCGGGCACGCTCCCTGACCGCACGAGTGCGGTCAGCGGCTCGCCGTAGCAGCGGGCCGTGGGCAGTTCGACGTCGATTCCGGCGGTCAGTGCCAGCGCGCCGGCCGCGCCGCGCGATCCGGTGACGCCGTGCCGGGTCTCCAGGAAGGAGACGGCGTAGTAGTCGGCGACGACCACACCGCCGAAACCGAGCTCATCCCTGAGCAGTTCGGTCAGCAGCCGCTCGTCGGCGGCCACCGGGACGCCGTCCACGTCGGTGTAACTGTTCATCACCGACCGGGCGCCCCCCTCGCGCAGTGCCCGTACGAAGGGCTCCACCAGCACGTCGGCGAACTCGCGCGGCCCCGAGGCGACGGGGGCCATGTTCCGGCCGCCGCGCGAGGCCGAGTACCCGGCGAAGTGCTTGAGCGTCGCCACGATCCCGGCGCCCTCCAAGCCCTGCACATAGGCGGTGCCGATCGCTCCGACGAGATAGGGATCCTCGCCGATGCACTCCTCGGTCCTGCCCCACCGGTAGTCGCGGACCACGTCGAGCACCGGGGCCAGCCCCTGGTGAACGCCGACCCGCCGCAT
Coding sequences:
- a CDS encoding glycoside hydrolase family 3 N-terminal domain-containing protein, which produces MTEPWRDPLLPVSIRVADLLERMTLEEKAGQLAGFWALPSDPGTPVAPMEDDSGESAPGLDDIVAHGLGQLTRVYGTAPITVEAGMERLASLQRQVTGAGRFGIPAVAHEECLTGFMTFGATVFPGPLAWGASFDPGLVRRMAAAIGSGMRRVGVHQGLAPVLDVVRDYRWGRTEECIGEDPYLVGAIGTAYVQGLEGAGIVATLKHFAGYSASRGGRNMAPVASGPREFADVLVEPFVRALREGGARSVMNSYTDVDGVPVAADERLLTELLRDELGFGGVVVADYYAVSFLETRHGVTGSRGAAGALALTAGIDVELPTARCYGEPLTALVRSGSVPEELIDRAAERVLLQKAELGLLDPDWEPADPEPFDLDPPENRALARLLAERSTILLANDGTLPLRPCRVSVSGPYADDPRSFLGCYSFPNHVALPGDLGLEIPTLGEALTAAGFTVAEDDPDVNVLVLGDRAGMFGRGTSGEGCDAETLDLPGDQAALASAVLDSGVPTILVLVSGRPYALGTLAERASAVVQVFFPGEEGGTALARVISGAAEPSGRLPVSIPRQVGGQPGTYLHGRLGGHTDWSSVDPTPLFPFGHGLSWTTFTCSELSVDPVAATDGTVAVSVTARNVGEVAGTEVVQLYLSDPVASVVRPQRWLAGFARVELQPGAAARITFSVHADRTSFTGLDLRRRVEPGEIGVAVGRSSGDLPLRGTFTLEGPVRHPAADRVLSVPVEIVPVP
- a CDS encoding beta-L-arabinofuranosidase domain-containing protein, whose protein sequence is MPTHPFSRRTVIKATGVAAVSAAVGPVLGPVSAAAETSPGRSDVGVSAVPFNLGQVRLTSSRWLDNQNRTLAYLRFVDVDRLLYNFRANHRLSTNAAAPTGGWDDPAFPFRTHVQGHFLTAWAQAYAAVGDTTCRDKADHMVAQLAKCQANNSTAGFSAGYLSGFPESDFTRLEAGTLNNGNVPYYCVHKTMAGLLDVWRLLGNTQARDVLLALAGWVDRRTAALSHSRMQSLMGVEFGGMNDVLADIHLETGDARWLTTAQRFDHAAVFDPLAANQDRLDGLHANTQVPKWIGAVREYKATGTTRYRDIAANAWTICTTSHTYAIGGNSQAEHFRAPNAISGFLLRDTCELCNSYNMLKLTRELWQLDPDRSSYFDFYEKALLNHVIGAQNPADPHGHVTYFTPLNPGGRRGVGPAWGGGTWSTDYGTFWCCQGTGVESNTKLMDSVYFHDGTTLTVNLFLPSVLNWTQRGITVTQATSYPADDTTTLKVTGSVGGTWSMRVRIPAWTSGATVSVNGVAQTVTADPGTYATLTRSWASGDTVTVKLPMRVALQAANDNPGVAAITYGPVVLAGNHGSTTLSSLPTLVPSSITRTSGTALAFTATANGTKVDLAPFHDAHGFNYSVYWRTDSPGFRLVNAASGLVLGIRDMSTADGGLALQWTDSGTADHNWLLVLDGTALRLRNLHSGKVLGVQDMSGADNAPILQWSDTGTADHRWTVLDAGNGYHKLRNVHTGKLLGIAGGSTANGAAAVQVPDTGAPAGQWQFVPDGARRIQNVASGRVLGVKDMSTADGGLAIQWDDNGTADHLWTAVIDTGGYLRLRNSHSGKVLAVENGGTANGARIAQWADNGTADHRWRLRHGGGDTFRIQCANGGRVLGVSGASTAQGAQTVLWDDNGTNDHLWRFI
- a CDS encoding glycoside hydrolase family 43 protein, encoding MTPSFDDPVFGDPVLPGFRPDPSVCRVGADYYLVTSSFEWFPGLPVFHSRDLVNWRRIGSALDRASQLDLDGCAPSRGLFAPTIRHHDGVFHLVCTLMDGPGHFVVTATDPAGPWSQPHWLEGEGFDPSLFFDDGPDDSGGDGDGDGRAWFTAARVLDEAAGRTAIWMREYLPRERRLTGPEHVLWSGSHPGARWSEAPHLYKIDGTYLLLTAEGGTDVDHSVVAARADHVTGPYEGAPGNPVLPPAKGPVTCTGHADLVQTPDGDWRAVLLGVRPGSALGRETFLSRITWEEDWPVFSPIVHTDLRRPLHDGFATLSADWSTLRTPAAPFWTTGDGLRLRLRPERLGERTTPSLLARPQEQPDCDVSTELHFTPAAPDEQAGLAVVLDDDAHLLFLRTTEGLSLRRGSEVLAAVAVPPGPVRLGVRIRGFSHTFAHAAPDGAWQDLTTVEATFLTPLFTSVQLGLYATSNGGPSTGQARFTSFDITYPSRPEPPGHRRR